The Triticum urartu cultivar G1812 chromosome 5, Tu2.1, whole genome shotgun sequence genome contains the following window.
ACCAACTTCCACCAGCGGAGCTGACTAATTGTCTTTGTGCAATGGAATGTTCTTGTTAGAAAGGGTAATATAATGAACACATTATGTCATCTTTGTGTTGCCGCCGTATACTTATTTTTTGGCTATGACTATTACAGCTTGCATGATGTTATGCTGTTAACACCTTTGTCGAGAACTCTAAATTGGATGCTTAATGCTTCATTAGCATTGTCATGTAATTCTAAAACTTACGCGTCTAATAAAAACCAAGTAAACTTAACTGAACTGTACTTTCGGTTTGTGTGATTCACATTCTAATTGAATTGACTTGTCCAAAATAACCGTCAATCTTTACCTGTCATATGATGCTTAATGATTCTTTTAATTGGCTATATCtgttactccctctgttcctaaatataagtctttttagagattccaatatgaaccattttgctccgtatgtagtctatattggaatctctaaaaagacttatatttaggaacggagggagtatattgtgaCATAGATCCGCTCCATTTTCAGTTTTCAGCTGTCTTTGTAATATAGAGGTTCTGTCATTTATATCACTTAACTAACCTGTATCCATTGACTCCAGACTGAGTGGACAAGGGAAGAGGATGAGAAGCTGCTCCATCTTGCTAAGCTGATGCCTACTCAATGGAGGACTATTGCACCTATTGTGGGTCGAACACCATCCCAGTGTCTCGAGCGTTATGAAAAATTGCTTGATGCTGCCTGTGCAAAGGATGAGAATTATGAGCCTAATGATGACCCAAGAAAGTTGCGACCTGGGGAGATTGATCCAAACCCCGAGTCAAAACCTGCACGTCCAGATCCTGTTGACATGGACGAAGATGAAAAGGAAATGCTTTCTGAGGCAAGGGCTCGCTTAGCTAACACCAGGGGTAAAAAGGCAAAACGGAAGGCAAGAGAGAAACAGCTTGAAGAGGCGAGGCGGCTTGCATCACTGCAAAAAAGGAGAGAACTGAAGGCAGCTGGTATTGACAACCGGCacaaaaaaagaaagagaaagggAATTGACTATAATGCCGAGATCCCTTTTGAAAAGAGACCCCCTCCAGGCTTTTATGATACAGTGGGTGAGGACAGGCCACTTGAGCATGTGCAGTTTCCAACTACGATTGAGGAGCTTGAAGGGAGGAGAAGAGTGGATGTAGAGGCTCAATTGAGAAAGCAAGACATTGCCAAGAACAAGATTCTGCAGAGGCAGGATGCTCCTGCCGCAATAATGCAAGCAAATAAACTCAATGACCCAGAAGCTGTCACGAgaaggtccaaactaatgcttcCACCACCCCAAATTTCTGATCATGAATTGGAGGAGATTGCAAAGATGGGCAATGCTGGTGATCCTGCTCTAGCCGAGGAGCTTGGTGAAGGAAGTACTGCCACCAGGACACTGCTTGCAAATTATTCCCAGACTCCAAGGCTTGGTATGACACCATTGCGAACGCCGCAACGAACGCCAGGTGGGAAAGGTGATGCTATTATGATGGAGGCAGAGAATCTTGCACGTTTAAGGGAATCACAAACACCTCTTTTAGGAGGTGATAACCCAGAGCTTCACCCATCAGATTTCTCAGGCGTTACACCACGTAAGAAAGAGATACAGACTCCGAATCCCATGGCAACGCCTCTGGCTAGCCCTGGCCCTGGTGTTACCCCAAGGATTGGTTTGACACCGTCCAGAGATGGAAATTCCTTTGGGTTAACTCCAAAAGGAACCCCTTTCAGGGATGAGCTTCACATAAATGAAGAGGTGGAAATGCAGGACAGCGCTCAGCTTGAGCTTCGTAGGCAAGCAGAGTTAAGAAGAGGTCTGCGGTCTGGTTTTGCTTCTATTCCACAGCCTAAGAATGAGTACCAGATAGTTATGCCACCTATCACAGAGGAGAAGGAAGAAGCTGAAGAGAGAATTGAAGAGGATATGTCAGACAGGTTAGCACGAGAAAGGGCTGAGGAACAAGCAAGGCAGGAGGCATTGCTCAGAAAGAGGTCCAAAGTGTTGCAGAGGAGTTTGCCTAGGCCACCTGCTGCTTCAGTGGAGATTCTCCGGCAATCTCTTATTAAAGGTGGTGAAAGCAGAAGTACCTTTGTGCCTCCTACATCACTTGAACAAGCTGACGAGCTAATAAATGAGGAACTCCTTAGGCTCCTTGAGCATGATAATGCTAAATATCCTCTTGATGAACAAACTcaaagagagaaaaagaaaggGAGCAAGCGTCAGACAAATGGGTCAGCTTTCGTCCCTGAAATCGAAGGTTTTGATGAGCATGAGCTAAAAGAGGTATACTTCCTTTCTGCCCCTCTTTTATTATTGGTATTTGACGTTGAACTGTATATCCAATTTACTTGATAACATATATTTTGAATTTGATATAGTATTACCTATGTTTTTAAGGCGTCTGTAAGGTATATATGTAAGAGAGCAGCAGGTCTAAACCATTCCTCTAGCAGCCTTTGTGATCTTACTTCTGATAGCCAATTATTTTTATAGCTAATCCATTGGCATTAAATGCTATCCTGGAGATGGCAAGGGAAGGAAAACATGTTTATTTTGTATAGTGGAAGCTGTATACAGCACATCACTAACAAGATAACTGTTTGGCTGTAGGATTCATAGAAGAATTATGCTAGGTTTTATGCACTTACCCTGTTTTTAGGATACTTGTTTTTCTGGAAAATGAATGAATGCTCAAAAATCCAAGTGGGCACTAATCACGTTAAGCATGCATCACTTAGATGTGACACTGTCATGGATAGACAATGAGTGCACAAGATTGCTTGAAAAACAAGGATTGAAAGCTGAAACGAATTTGAAAACCGTGGTTGAAAGTCTGAAATATCAAGATAAGAATATATGCATTCTACAGTTTAAAAATTGTCCGTCCGGAGTGTAAAGGATGCTATCATCTACAAGTAATGTGTTAGTTAGAATTGTTATGTTATGCACATGGGCACACCCCATGCAGAGAACTGTGCAGTATTTCTTCACAATAGTATTGACAAAGTTTGAGATGTGTATTCTTTCTGCATAAGAACTCAAATGCACGTATATTGGATTACTGAAATACTTCCTCAATGTAGTAATCACTTATAGCCATCTATTCCTTTTTGTTTAGCCTGACTAAGTGGGTTGTTGTCTAGCATATCATCCGTGAATGcaggtttttgctttttagtagAAGGCTGTGTGTTATATGACTTATGAGTGGGTGGTTTTCTGTACCCGTATACAGAGTTGGTTTCGTGCCGAATCTTTATTTACATTTTTTTATGGTTCTTTGTGTCAGTCCTGTTTGCCTCCTTTAGTTTAATTGTAATGATGGAGAAAGTTTTTAAAATCACTTATTTATTTGTTGACAGGCAAGTTCTATGGTTGAGGAGGAGATTCAGTATCTTCGTGTGGCCATGGGCCATGAAAATGAATCTTTTGAGGATTTTGTAAAGTCACATGATGCATGCCAAGAGGACCTTATGTTTTTCCCTGCTAACAACAGCTATGGCCTTGCTAGTGTTGCTGGAAATGCTGATAAAATTTCTGCTTTGCAACATGAGTTTGAAATGGTGAAGAAGAGAATGGACGATGAGGCAAAGAAAGCCTCTCGGCTTGAGCAGAAGATCAAACTGCTGACACAAGGATACCAGGTTAGTTGGGGATGATGCTTCATCTTTGTGGTATGCCTATATTAATTTTAACTTTTCTCCAGACAACATTTTATACAGTCTGGCTATGCTAAACGTTTCTCTTTAGTTTGTATGAGGACACCTCCCTAACATCTCTGCCCCATTGATGTTTGCTGTCATTTAAAAATGCACCATGTGGAAGCCAACCCATAATTTGAAAGATTATCCGGTTGCCCCAAACCAAACTTGCATAATTTGCAAAGAAATGCAACAGTTTAGTGATCTTCTTATTTTGCTTTTCATTTGATACCTACTGGACTAGTTCTACTGAAACAATATTGTATGATATTGTTTCTAGCTTTTCCATGTCGATTTGCAGTGCTGATGGTTTGCTTCACTTGTTATTTGATTTGTTAGGCACGAGCTGCAAAATTGGGGTCACAGATCCAGGACACCTTCAAGCAGATGAACACTGCAGCCACAGAACTTGAATGCTTCCAAGAGTTGCAGAAACAAGAACAGATGGCTGGTGCCTATCGTGTGAGAAATTTGTCTGAAGAAGTGAATAAACAGAAAGCACTAGAACAGACTCTCCAGAGCCGCTATGGTGATCTGTTGTCTGGTTACCAGAGCATCCATGAACAACTTGAGGAGCACAAGAGGCTACTTAAGCTACAGGAGGAGGCAATAGAGGCAGAAAAGCGTGCTAAGGAGGAGGCAATAGAGGCAGAAAACCGTGCTAAGGAGGCGGCATTAGAGGCAGAAAACCGTGCTAAGGAGGAGGCAATAGAGGCAGAAAACCGTGCTAAGGAGGCATTAGAGGCAGAAACCCGTGCTAAGGAGGAGGAAGCTGCAGCTCGAAATCGTGCTGCTGAGgaagaaaatgagaggaagaatcATGACATTGAAGAGGAATCAGGAAAGATGACTACAATTACCGATGAAGAAGCTGCAGGAAGCAAAGGGGATCAGATGGATATGGACAATGCTGATGTAGCTGGAGAACTTGTAGGTCCAATTCCTCCATTGCCTGACACTCAAGTGGATAACGATGGGGCTTCAATTGAACAGAGTACTTCTAATGCTCAGAGTGGTGACACCGTTACTGTGAATGAGGGAGCCATTGACAAGGTCGATTCATCCAAATTAGATGGTCAGGACAATACCAGTTGTAGCATGGATATTGATGCTGGTAGCCAGGAAGAGGGAAAAAATGTTCTCGCGGCTGCTGCTACAAGTGTAGATGTAGGGAACACACCTGTATCTTCAGATCAAGCTGTCTCGAATGAAGGGAGTGATGCGGTTCACGCACCTGTATCTTCAGATCAAGCTGTCTCGAATGAAGGGAGTGACGCGGTTCACGCACCTGTATCTTCGGATCAAGCTGCGCCAAATGAAGAGAGCGGCGCGGTTCCTGAATAAAACATCTTCTGCATGCCTCATATGCAGCGGATGTCACTAGCATGATGCCAAAGGTGACTACTGAACACTAGCTCGCGTGCCATGTTTGTTTTGTTAATTTTCGTTTTGACTCTCTGCTGGTCTGAACATTTGTGGAAGTAAAACCTGATATTTACAGTTTTCTATTGAAAATATGAACTTGAGGAAACAGGTCATCCCACTAACGCTGCTTTTGACCTTTTTTTTATGGGCCGCGCTTTGGGTCTGGGTTTCGAAGAAGCACCCATGTTTGACCTGATCATGTGGGGCAAAATATCACCGTCTTTTGTGGCTGTGGCTGCAGCTGGTGTTTGTGTGATGTGGGATTATAACTGCTGCTGTTGCACTGCTGGTGCTGTTCATGTTGCTAGTGCTACTTGCGTATGATTTTCAAGATGTGGCGCTTTAGCTTTGCTCATGTTGGTCATGTCTGTTAGCCTCACTGGTTTGAGGAGGTTTTAAGAATAAAAAACTGCTCCTTGTGTGTGATTCAGATGAGCAAAATATATCATTGCTTGTTCAAAGATGCGATCCAGAAAACAACACAAATCTTACTCATTTGTATCATAGCTGCCTTTCTTTGGGCCGTATGtacttagagcatctctagccgtTGGAGCCCCCAAGAATACCACCAAAGCAAAAAAGTTTGTGTCTTGGGGGCCAAAATGCTTCATCCGGCGAAATAGGGGTGCATGGGGAGGCATCTTTTCAGCCATACCTCACCCCAACCAAAAGTTTGTGAGGGAAATGATTAAGTGAGCCAAAAAAAGGACATGTGAGGTGATACGATTCGCTGAAACTTCCACCGGCGCCCCCAAGAGCCCCCCAACGCGCTGGGTTTCGCTTGGGTTTGCCGCCGCTATTTCGACGCCCTGGGGGCGTGACTGGGCCGTTTTTCGGCAAAAAGCCTAGTCCGAGCCTAAAAAGTTGTCTTGGGGGGCGTCCTTTGAGGCGGGGGAAGATGCACTTAAAGTAGGCACTCCATCTGTGTCTTTTTCAAGATTGATTCCAATATGGATtacatatgaagcaaaatgagtgaatgtaTGCTataaaatactccctccgttccaaattactcgtcgtagAAATGAATGTATTTAGAACTAAAATGCTAAAAtgcatctagatacatccatacctgcgtcggaacgaagggagtacatcTATATACATCGGCATATAGTATGGAAATCTTtaaaaagacttgtatttagAAGAGGGAGTAAGTTATACATCCGCATATAATCTGGAAATCTTTAAAAAAGACTTGTATTTAGAAGAGGGAGTAAGTTAGAAGGGTAACTGAAACGACTTTAGGTTTTGTTGATTTATTATGTGACGATTTTATTGAAAAAGATTATGCTTGTGGTATCTTCACTAAAATATCCAATTAACGATGGTGTTAGATAAACTTCTCTCTAGTCCGTGCCACCCTTACCTTGCCACGTAGTTTTCCTGCCACACGTCCGTATTAACATTCGCATATCAAGGATGCTCATTCATTTTCTTTTTGAGGGGGCTTATTCATTTGTTGGATGTGTCGCCTCTTAGCATGCCAACGCTCTGCCTCTTCATATGGCATCATAtctcttttttttttgcgggaaatatGGCATCATATCTCTGTTGACATCTCAATCCTCCGAGTCCGGATGCTTCACTAGTGTATTCTCTCCGTTTCATAATACAAAAGTGTTTTTTTATATCAGTCTTGCTAATATTAGTCGACTGAAACTTCGTCAAGTCTCAGTCAATGTGTATCCATAAGATTTTATATCGAGATCTGTGTAAATTTTTTCTTCAGTTTTTTTTCTCTTGCATGTTATGTCATTTGATTGAGACTTGGTTAAATCTCAGTCAATTTATATCTAGGCGCACATTTTTAATATTATGATAGTATAaaaaacacttttatattatgaGACGAAAGGAGTACTAAAAATCGTCTATCGCCAGGATTCTAGAAGTGATCCGCTCCATGATTTTTCCAAGTTTCGAAAGGTCTCGGTAGCCGGTAGGTAGCTCGGCAGGAGATGGCAGTGATGGATACGGAACGCGAACCTCTCTGTCCATCCACCAGTGGCGCTAGCTAGCTATCCGACGAACATATGCTAGCGGTGCCGTTTAGGCAGAGTACGCGTCCTAGTGCCTAGGAAGGAGTAAAGGACAAGCGGAGAAGCCAAAACAAATGCACTACGTCCTGCAACATCTGTTGATTGACCCTGTCCCTGGCCATACATGCATATCCCGGTCGCCGTCGAACGATCTCTCGCTCCTAGTTTTCATCACCCACCCCGCCGGCCGTATACAATTTGTTGTCCCCACGCTTCTCTCTACTCCTCTCGACAGAACCAAACAAACAATTTTCTCCTTCCTTTTCCCATTGTAGGACAGATGCTCCATATGAGTGTACACAAATAAGAAAGCATTGTTTCCCCCACCCCTCTCTCACGTTAAACATCTTGTTATAATTCCGTTTTTGTTCACTGAGGTTGGTAGTAGCCAGCAGGCTCTCAACTTATTGGCTTGGTGTCCCAACTCTGCATTGGCCATTCTTGTTTCTGAAGACATTAACAAATGCCTAGAAGTTGGTCAATTACCCAATTATTTTTCCTTTTGACGACGAGGTCGCAGCCGCATGTTCACGCAAAAGACATACAATTAGCCAACAAAATGTTGGGAAAACAAGATACTTGAAGACTAATAAGGAGCTAAAATATACTCAATCtgtttcaaaatagatgacccaactttgtactaactttgtaGGAAGTATAAGAGATTGTAATGATCTCCTAGGAATTTGTGCCTAACACACGTATATTCTAAAAAAGAATTGAATTAGACAAAAACAATCCATGTAGACATTTCTTTTTACATTTGTACTCGTATTTTGGAATATTCCTCATTATCTaaaactttttgaaattttgataTGTTTATAGATGTTCCTAGACAATTTTAGTTTTAAAGTATCCTTTTTCTATAATTTTATACATTTGTTTACGATTAGTTTCTTGTTTTTGTTTCCATATATTTATAAATTTTAACATCAGTTTTCATTGTTTTCTTTTTGAGTTAGTTAAGTTTTCGACAAAAGATTTCTTTTTCAATATTTCATTCTTTTGTTTCTTTTCTACTTCATTTGCcctagtttcacaactcatggcGTCGTGATATTATCATACTATTTTTAGTTTGAACATCGGACTAGATATAAGCAACTTTTTATTTTTAAAAGTTCTCAAAACTTTTAGAATCTTTTTGTTCCACATTTTTCTTAACATCTTATCAATATAGATGTTTCTTATCAATTTCAAGTCAAAATATCCTTCTGTAAGCTTGCAGTTTTGTACAAAACTGGTTTCTTGTTTTTGGTCGCATAGATTTTTTTAAATGACCTTTTCCTAGTTTCCATTTCAAATTATCTTAGTTTTCCACAAAGGATTTTCCCCCTAGTTTTCTTTTCAATTATCTTTGTTTTTGACAAAGAAAATTATCAATCTTTTCCTCGTTTGCTGAGTTTCTTAACTCATCTTGTTGACTAGACGATCATATGCATCAGTGTTTTTTTAGAAACACCAAGGAGTTACAAGGTAGATTCACACATGCATACACTCACACAACACACAACACCTGCCGAGGAGGATGGGGGCGGAGTTGTGGAGCTTCAGAATTGATGAAGTCACCACATACTCTAGCTATTGACAAGGACATTGCCTTTAGGTGAAAATAAATTAATGTGCATTACCTGAGGTTTGACCCCTGATAGCCCGGGGTACGACCGCCCttctaagagcaactccaatagCTTTTCTATTTGTAAGAAAAACTATCGGGAAGTTGAGGCAAAAATTGCCCTACAAGAGATCCCGTAAACCCCTGTTTTTAGGGGATCCTGCCCCAACTTCTCTCAGCTTCGCGAAAAGATGGCCCTTTCCAGATATTTAGGCGGGCAGAAAACCGCCTGAAAGTTTAGGGTGCGAGCCTCGTCCCGATGCCGTGTCGCCGCCGCAACGCGACACCACTCGCCGAACCACCGCTGATACGCGCCGCCCTGCACCACCACTCACCATCGTGCCTCCCCAAGCCGCGTCGTTGCTCGCCCCTGTCACTGACGCGGGCCCTAGGCCATTTGTATGCTTGTTTAAAGGAAAATAGAAAAAATGACTTTAGAGAGCGGAACTGAGAAAAATAGCTGTGAGACAACTTATCCTAAATTACACGGACATCCAGTAAAACGACATTTACGCGAAGGGTTGGAGAGCTATTGGAGTTCTTCTAACCATCCAATTATTACTATTTGGTTCTCTGTATCAAACTGTTTTCAGTCTGAACATAGGGCCAAAAATCCAAACGGTTTTTACACTCTGCACTCTGCAGGTGAATAATACAATAGATGAGCCGACACTCGCAAAAAAGAAGATGACGAGTCGAGAGACTAAACTTAatttcacccgcaaaaaaaaagagagagagagactaaaCTTAATTAGAATATGGCGGGGGAAGTGAAGTGTTTTTAAACGGTCAGGATCGCATCTTTGGAATCATACGGAGAAAATTGCGGGGCGTAGTATGCTGTCGCGGTCGCGAGGTTACTTCTCATCACCGTTCGGGCAAGCGGACGTACTATGAATTGTCGATCGAGGTTGTTGATCGGGCTCTCCGGAAACCAGCCAAGTAGCTTACGTGATCAGTGACCGCACCGCACCTCTCGTACATATGTCGTGTGCGCGCCGTTCATCTCGATAAGACCCACTTAGGTCCTCACGCTCACGCCGGCAGATTTGTTACATCTGGACGGACGGCGTCGCCACTTGCACTCGCACGCTGCAACATACTAGCTGCCTCCACTCCTCCGCACACTAGCGCCGCTGTCCAGCTGATTTGCTTCGAGATGGACATGTGCATGGGCATGGCcaagctgctgctgctgctgctcctcgTGGTCACCGCCGGCCACGGccacgcggcggcggcggcggggaaggagAGGAACACTATCACGCACGTCAAGGGGTTCGACGGCCCGCTGCCCTTCGCCCTGGAGACCGGGTACGTGGAGGTGGACGAGGCGCACGGCGCCGAGCTCTTCTACTACTTCATCCAGTCGGAGCGCAGCCCGCGGGAGGACCCGCTCATCCTCTGGATCACCGGCGGCCCCGGCTGCTCCGCGCTCTCCGGGCTCCTCTTCGAGATCGGGCCCCTCAAGTTCGACGTGGCGGGGTACACCGAGGGCTTCCCGCGCCTCGTCTACTTCGAGGACTCGTGGACCCGGGTCAGCAACGTCATCTTCCTCGACGCGCCCGTCGGCACCGGCTTCTCCTACGCGCGCGAGGAGGAGGGCCTCGACGTCAGCCTCACCGGCACCGGCACGCACCTCCGGGTCTTCCTGCAGCGGTGGATCGCGGATCATCCTGAGTTCGCCTCCAACCCGCTCTACATCGGCGGCGACTCCTACTCCGGGTACACCGTCCCCGTGGCCGCGCTCGAGATCGCCGACCAGCCGGATAAGGGAGGCCTGAACCTCAAGGGCTACCTGGTGGGCAACGCCGGCACCGACGACAAGTACGACTCCGGCGGCAAGATCCCCTTCATGCACGGCATGGggctcatctccgacgagctctaCGAGGCGGCGAAGGGTAGCTGCGGCGGGGACTTCGTGACGACGCCCCGGAACGCGCAGTGCGCCAACGCGCTGATGGCGATCACCATGGCCACCTTCGCCGTCAACCCGGTGCACATCCTCGAGCCCATGTGCGGGCTGGCGCTGCGCCCTCCGACCCCGATCAGCAGCATCCTCTCCACGGGCACGAGGAGACGGTCGGCGAGGCTGCTGGTGCAGGAGGCGGACCGGCTGGCGCTCCCGGTGGAGTGCCGGGACAACGGGTACCGGCTGTCGTACGCctgggcggacgacgcggaggtGAGGGCGACGCTGGGCATCCGGGAGGGGTCGGTCGGCGCGTGGAGCCGGTGCGTGACGCTGACGCACTTCCGGCACGACGTGGCCAGCACCGTGCCCTACCACACCAACCTGACGCGGCGCGGCTACCGGGCGCTGGTGTACAACGGCGACCACGACATGGACATGACCTTCGTGGGCACGCAGGCGTGGATCCGGACGCTAGGGTACCCCGCGGTGGCGCCGTGGCGGCCGTGGTACGCCAACCGGCAGGTCGCGGGCTTCACGACGGAGTACGCCCACAACCTCACCTTCGCCACCGTCAAGGGCGGCGGCCACACCGCGCCCGAGTACCGCCCCAAGGAGTGCCTCGCCATGCTCGACAGGTGGACCTCCGCCGACGGCAGGCTCTGAGCCTCTGATCCGGCTCACCACTCCGTTGCCATCGCTCGGAGTACTATATACTGCCTACGAGTACAAATGAGTGTACCGTATGTATAATTCGATTTGGACCAGGGCTAGCTGTTCACATCATTTCATGTACGGTGTCGTACTATTGATTGAAGTGCCATGCGCACCAGCGCACGAGAGGACGAAGACATAAATAAAAGTCAGAAAAACCTGGAGAGTTCCATGGAGTCTTTCCATGCATGGGGTCGAGACCACGTACCTAGTACGTACGTCTACATACAGTCAGTTAGCGAAAACAGACGAGCCATGAGACGAAAGAGTGAGCAACCCCATTCTCTTCTCGTACTTGCGTTCCCGTGACCGGATGGGTATGAATGAACCGATAAACCGGGATGACATAGCAGATTATGATGGTGTGCAACAGCGACGAAGACGAAGGTGActtcttcttccccttgttctCCAACTTATTGGAATTGTTTGTTGGATTCAACTGAAGCGAGCAAAATTTTCAGGATATGTCCACCATTGTTTGTACTAATGAAAAATGGTTCTATTGCATTAATGGCCCTAAGTTTTACGTGACACTTCCCTCACAAAAAAAAAAGTTTTACGTGACACTTGAGCAGGATAATCCATTGCCCATTTCGAACACTCAAGGCCTAAAGAGAGTGttactcccccccccccccccccccccccccaggcaaCTCGGGCGACATCGCCTCCCTCTAGCACAACCTCCCCCTCCCAGTCCCTCCTTCCTTCCAACTGCCGTTAGCAAAAGCTCGTGCGGTCGACAATAGCGGCGGGGGCCCTCGTCAGCGTCTGGTTTCTCCCGCGAACATGTGGGTAACAGGGTAAGCGACCTGACAACGGATCTCGACGCTCGGCGGAGGTGATATATATGGACGAAACACACGCTGATGGGGTGCTCGGCCTGGTGTGGGTACGTGTGAAGCCTCATCATTGCTCGTGTCCATACGCTGACATGGAGGGCTTCGGCCTAGAGCTTGTGCGGCCAGGTGACAGAGCTAAATCCGGCAGATCTCTCGGGTAACGGGTCTCGAACTAAGAGTTTGGAGATGATGGTAACGAGGACATGAGTTTTTACCTAGGTTTGAGCTCTCCGGatagattttttttggaaaaggaggatgacccccggcctctgcatctgggagatgcatacggccactttattgattattctcgaggaccttacaaagtacTACAAACAATATACCTGAATCCACCATCTTGGCAACATATGCCGCTACTCCTATCCATATGATGAAGGGATGCTAGCTGGGCCACTACCCAAACCACTCACCTAAACCTAACATCAAAAGCCGgaagccccagccgagccacataccgggtctggggcacaaTCCGGTCAGACGCACTCATGTGTCGTCGCAGCCATCTTCCACAGGTCCGTCTTCAGATAATATTGAGGCTTCTACCTTGTCTGGCCACTCTGCCATCGAcgtcaccatgacgccagacaactacctcctcctgcgcgagtccatctccgcgCATCGGACGCCGAGCCTCCATAG
Protein-coding sequences here:
- the LOC125510088 gene encoding cell division cycle 5-like protein, which gives rise to MRIMIKGGVWKNTEDEILKAAVMKYGKNQWARISSLLVRKSAKQCKARWYEWLDPSIKKTEWTREEDEKLLHLAKLMPTQWRTIAPIVGRTPSQCLERYEKLLDAACAKDENYEPNDDPRKLRPGEIDPNPESKPARPDPVDMDEDEKEMLSEARARLANTRGKKAKRKAREKQLEEARRLASLQKRRELKAAGIDNRHKKRKRKGIDYNAEIPFEKRPPPGFYDTVGEDRPLEHVQFPTTIEELEGRRRVDVEAQLRKQDIAKNKILQRQDAPAAIMQANKLNDPEAVTRRSKLMLPPPQISDHELEEIAKMGNAGDPALAEELGEGSTATRTLLANYSQTPRLGMTPLRTPQRTPGGKGDAIMMEAENLARLRESQTPLLGGDNPELHPSDFSGVTPRKKEIQTPNPMATPLASPGPGVTPRIGLTPSRDGNSFGLTPKGTPFRDELHINEEVEMQDSAQLELRRQAELRRGLRSGFASIPQPKNEYQIVMPPITEEKEEAEERIEEDMSDRLARERAEEQARQEALLRKRSKVLQRSLPRPPAASVEILRQSLIKGGESRSTFVPPTSLEQADELINEELLRLLEHDNAKYPLDEQTQREKKKGSKRQTNGSAFVPEIEGFDEHELKEASSMVEEEIQYLRVAMGHENESFEDFVKSHDACQEDLMFFPANNSYGLASVAGNADKISALQHEFEMVKKRMDDEAKKASRLEQKIKLLTQGYQARAAKLGSQIQDTFKQMNTAATELECFQELQKQEQMAGAYRVRNLSEEVNKQKALEQTLQSRYGDLLSGYQSIHEQLEEHKRLLKLQEEAIEAEKRAKEEAIEAENRAKEAALEAENRAKEEAIEAENRAKEALEAETRAKEEEAAARNRAAEEENERKNHDIEEESGKMTTITDEEAAGSKGDQMDMDNADVAGELVGPIPPLPDTQVDNDGASIEQSTSNAQSGDTVTVNEGAIDKVDSSKLDGQDNTSCSMDIDAGSQEEGKNVLAAAATSVDVGNTPVSSDQAVSNEGSDAVHAPVSSDQAVSNEGSDAVHAPVSSDQAAPNEESGAVPE
- the LOC125510089 gene encoding serine carboxypeptidase-like 2, whose amino-acid sequence is MDMCMGMAKLLLLLLLVVTAGHGHAAAAAGKERNTITHVKGFDGPLPFALETGYVEVDEAHGAELFYYFIQSERSPREDPLILWITGGPGCSALSGLLFEIGPLKFDVAGYTEGFPRLVYFEDSWTRVSNVIFLDAPVGTGFSYAREEEGLDVSLTGTGTHLRVFLQRWIADHPEFASNPLYIGGDSYSGYTVPVAALEIADQPDKGGLNLKGYLVGNAGTDDKYDSGGKIPFMHGMGLISDELYEAAKGSCGGDFVTTPRNAQCANALMAITMATFAVNPVHILEPMCGLALRPPTPISSILSTGTRRRSARLLVQEADRLALPVECRDNGYRLSYAWADDAEVRATLGIREGSVGAWSRCVTLTHFRHDVASTVPYHTNLTRRGYRALVYNGDHDMDMTFVGTQAWIRTLGYPAVAPWRPWYANRQVAGFTTEYAHNLTFATVKGGGHTAPEYRPKECLAMLDRWTSADGRL